ATCTCGGCGACCCGCCAGTGGGTCGACCACCTGGACCAGCCCCCGAGCGAGATCGCCAGGCGCCGCTGGGCCCAGACCAAGCACGCCGCCACCGTCGGCGCCGCCGCCTGGCGCGACGGCCCCCCGAGCAGCTAGCCGCCAGCAGGAAGAAGCGCCGCGTTCGGCCCAGTTCGGGCCGGGCATGGCGATTTGCGCTTTCGGCCGGACTGTCGCAGGATCCGCGGGTCTGTCGCCCAGGGCCGGGCGACGCTTCCCGGCAACGATCCTTGAGGAGGTCGTGTCATGCGACGCCGCCCGTTCCTGCTCGGACTTCTCGCCCTGCTCAGCTCGACCCTGGTCGCCGGCGCGGCGCTCCCGGCGGGCGCCGGCGGGCCGAAGCCGCCGACGGTCCCCGCGCCCATTGCCGTCCCGGCCGGCCACAAGGTCGTGCTGGACGTCACCGGCAAGGGCGTGCAGATCTACGACTGCAAGCCCAGCGCCACCGACCCTAGCGTGCTCGCCTGGACGTTCCGGGAGCCAGCGGCCGTGCTCTACGGCCACCGGGGACGCCCGGTCGGCATCCACTTCCGCGGGCCCACCTTCGAGTCGTTCGACGGCAGCAGCGTGGTCGGGGCGGCCGACGGC
The sequence above is drawn from the Actinomycetota bacterium genome and encodes:
- a CDS encoding DUF3455 domain-containing protein, coding for MRRRPFLLGLLALLSSTLVAGAALPAGAGGPKPPTVPAPIAVPAGHKVVLDVTGKGVQIYDCKPSATDPSVLAWTFREPAAVLYGHRGRPVGIHFRGPTFESFDGSSVVGAADGSVPAPDPGSVPWLRLKAVSTQGDGVLAGVDYIQRLETRGGVAPTGACDPATDATVAVPYRARYVFYAG